In the genome of Coturnix japonica isolate 7356 chromosome Z, Coturnix japonica 2.1, whole genome shotgun sequence, one region contains:
- the APC gene encoding adenomatous polyposis coli protein isoform X5, whose amino-acid sequence MASSGQIDLLERLKELNLESTSFPGVKLRPKVSVRSFGSREGSVSSRSGECSPVPMGSFPRRGFMNGSRESTGYLEELEKERSLLLAELEKEEKEKDWYYAQLQNLTKRIDSLPLTENFSLQTDMTRRQLEYEARQIRAAMEEQLGTCQDMEKRAQVRVARIQQIEKDILRIRQLLQSQAAEAERAPQGKHDAGSHDTERQSEGQGAPEISMSASNTGQGSAARMDHETASVMSSSNNYSVPRRLTSHLGTKVTEDYKPQVEMVYSLLSMLGTHDKDDMSRTLLAMSSSQDSCIAMRQSGCLPLLIQLLHGNDKDSVLLGNSRGSKEARARASAALHNIIHSQPDDKRGRREIRVLHLLEQIRAYCETCWEWQEAHEQGMDQDKNPMPAPVDHQICPAVCVLMKLSFDEEHRHAMNELGGLQAIAELLQVDCEMYGLTNDHYSVTLRRYAGMALTNLTFGDVANKATLCSMKGCMRALVAQLKSESEDLQQVIASVLRNLSWRADVNSKKTLREVGSVKALMECALEVKKESTLKSVLSALWNLSAHCTENKADICAVDGALAFLVGTLTYRSQTNTLAIIESGGGILRNVSSLIATNEDHRQILRENSCLQTLLQHLKSHSLTIVSNACGTLWNLSARNAKDQEALWDMGAVSMLKNLIHSKHKMIAMGSAAALRNLMANRPAKYKDANIMSPGSSLPSLHVRKQKALEAELDAQHLSETFDNIDNLSPKASHRNKQRHKQNIYSEYVLDSSRHDDGVCRTESFNTGNMTVLSPYLNSTVLPGSSSSSRGNIENCLSEKDRSLDRDRGVGLNAYHPATENSGSSSKRIGMQISTAAAQIAKVMEEVTSMHIPQEDRSSSSASEMHCLTEDRNATRRAATAHTHSNTYFAKSENSSRPCPVPYTKMEYKRASNDSLNSVSSSDGYGKRGQMKPSIESYSEDDESKFCSYGQYPADLAHKIHSANHMDDNDGELDTPINYSLKYSDEQLNSGRQSPSQNERWARPKHIIDDELKQNDQRQSRSQSSTYPVYTESGDDQHMKYQSPFGQQDCVPSFRSRGSNGSDQNRVGSALGINQKVNQSLCQVDDYDDDKPTNYSERYSEEEQHEEEDRPTNYSIKYNEEEHHVDQPIDYSLKYSTEVPSSSQKPSFAFSKTSSVQSTKTDHISSSSGNTSAPSAGSKRQNQLHPSSAQSRGGHAQKTASCKTPSINQETIQTYCVEDTPICFSRCSSLSSLSSAEDEIGRDQSTRVTDTTNTLQIAELKENSGALSAEAAVSEITSTSQHIRTKSSRLPTSSLSPSDSSRHKAVEFSSGAKSPSKSGAQTPKSPPEHYVQETPLMFSRCTSVSSLDSFESRSIASSVQSEPCSGMVSGIISPSDLPDSPGQTMPPSRSKTPPPAQGVQVKRDVAKGKVPSTEKREPGPRQAAVNAAVQRVQVLPDADTLLHFATESTPDGFSCSSSLSALSLDEPFIQKDVELRIMPPVHENEHGNEAEPEQSDDTKDNQENKAEKPSEAEKDILDDSDDDDIEILEECIISAMPTKSSRKAKKPSQASAPKIPPPVARKPSQLPVYKLMPSQSRLQSQKHVSFTPGDDMPRVYCVEGTPINFSTATSLSDLTIESPPNELANVDSVGTGAESGEFEKRDTIPTEGRSTDDSQRAKSITVTGPGLDDDKTEEGDILAECINSAMPKGKSHKPFRVKKIMDQIQQASTSLNNKNQSEGEKKKPTSPVKPVPQNSEYRARVRKNTESKSQINNERSYPENRDAKKQNLKNNSRDFNDKLPNNEERVRGSFTFDSPHHYTPIEGTPYCFSRNDSLSSLDFDDDDVDLSREKAELRKEAKEIETKDCPNAEQPSSQQPSNRTQVCQKHPASRSQSKTFCQPNKDIPDRGAATDEKMQNFAIENTPVCFSRNSSLSSLSDIDQENNNNKEGEPVKRTEAPDSQIESNRPQTSGYAPKSFHVEDTPVCFSRNSSLSSLSIDSEDDLLQECISSAMPKKKKPSRMKSESEKSNSRNIGGMLAEDLTLDLREIQRPDSEHGFSPDSENFDWKAIQEGANSIVSSLHQAAAAASLSRQASSDSDSILSLKSGISLGSPFHLTPDQEEKPFTSNKGPRILKPGEKSTLESKKVESESKGIKGGKRVYKSIITGKARSNSEVSSQLKQPQQTSVPSISRGRTMIHIPGVRNSSSSTSPVSKKGPPFKNTNSKSPSEGQSSASSPRGVKSSVKPEPAPVTRQLSGLNQAGSSKGPSRSGSRDSTPSRPQQQPLSRPLQSPGRNSISPGRNGISPPNKLSQLPRTSSPSTASTKSSSSGRMSYTSPGRQMSQQNLTKQTALTKNSSSIPRSESASKGLNQILSSGASNKKTDLSRMSSAKSSGSESDRSERPVLVRQSTFIKEAPSPTLRRKLEESASFESLSPSRPDSPTRSQLQTPVLSPSLPDMSLSTHSTAQTSGWRKLPPNLSPSVEYDGRPAKRHDIARSHSESPSRLPINRSGTWKREHSKHSSSLPRVSTWRRTGSSSSILSASSESSEKAKSEDEKQHGSSLSGQKQSKENQAPAKGTWRKIKENEIPQIMNDPQHPSSSATSSSDSKTLIYQMAPAVSKTEDVWVRIEDCPINNPRSGRSPTGNTPPVIDSVSEKGVVNGKDSKEIQEKQIPGNGSVPVRTIGLENRLNSFFQMDSPDKKGSETKPLQTNPVPAPESNESTVSERTPFSSSSSSKHSSPIGAVAARVTPFNYNPSRRKSSVDNSSARPSQIPTPVNNSTKKRDSKSENTDSSGTQSPKRHSGSYLVTSV is encoded by the exons GGTTCTGCTGCTCGAATGGACCATGAGACAGCCAGTGTTATGAGCTCTAGTAATAACTACTCTGTACCTCGCAGACTGACAAGTCATCTGGGTACCAAGGTAACCGAAGATTACAAACCACAG GTGGAAATGGTGTACTCATTGTTATCAATGCTTGGTACTCATGATAAAGATGACATGTCAAGAACATTGCTAGCAATGTCCAGCTCCCAAGACAGCTGCATAGCTATGCGTCAGTCTGGATGTCTTCCTCTCCTCATCCAGCTTTTACATGGCAACGATAAAGACTCTGTCTTGTTAGGGAACTCTCGTGGTAGTAAGGAGGCCCGTGCCAGAGCCAGTGCAGCGCTGCATAACATCATTCACTCCCAGCCTGATGACAAGCGAGGCAGACGGGAAATCCGCGTGCTCCATCTTTTGGAGCAGATCCGTGCTTACTGTGAAACGTGTTGGGAATGGCAGGAAGCACATGAACAAGGCATGGACCAAGACAAAAACCCAA TGCCTGCACCAGTTGATCATCAGATCTGTCCTGCTGTATGCGTTTTAATGAAACTTTCATTTGATGAAGAACACAGGCATGCTATGAATGAGCTTG GAGGTTTGCAAGCCATTGCTGAACTGCTGCAAGTAGACTGTGAAATGTATGGACTTACAAATGACCATTATAGTGTTACATTGAGGAGGTATGCTGGAATGGCTCTGACAAACCTGACTTTTGGAGATGTAGCAAACAAG GCTACATTATGTTCGATGAAGGGCTGCATGAGAGCTCTTGTAGCCCAACTGAAGTCTGAAAGTGAAGACTTACAGCAG GTCATTGCAAGTGTGTTGAGGAACTTGTCCTGGCGTGCAGATGTAAACAGTAAAAAGACACTACGAGAAGTTGGGAGTGTGAAAGCACTGATGGAATGTGCTTTAGAAGTTAAGAAG gaGTCAACCCTAAAAAGTGTCTTGAGTGCCTTATGGAATCTGTCGGCACATTGTACTGAGAACAAAGCTGATATATGTGCCGTTGATGGTGCTCTTGCATTTCTAGTTGGTACACTGACATACCGGAGCCAAACAAATACTCTTGCCATCATTGAAAGTGGAGGAGGAATATTAAGAAATGTTTCTAGCTTAATTGCTACTAATGAGGACCACAG GCAAATCTTGCGAGAGAACAGTTGCTTACAAACGTTGTTACAACACTTGAAGTCACACAGCTTGACAATAGTCAGTAACGCATGTGGAACCCTGTGGAATCTTTCTGCACGAAATGCAAAGGATCAGGAGGCACTGTGGGACATGGGAGCAGTCAGCATGCTCAAAAATCTCATTCACTCGAAACACAAAATGATAGCaatgggcagtgctgcagctctaaGAAACCTCATGGCAAACAGGCCAGCAAAGTATAAGGATGCTAACATTATGTCTCCAGGATCAAGCTTGCCATCTCTTcatgttagaaaacaaaaggcacTGGAAGCAGAATTAGATGCGCAACATTTATCAGAGACTTTTGACAATATTGATAATTTAAGCCCAAAAGCATCTCATCGTAATAAGCAGAGACATAAGCAGAATATATACAGTGAGTATGTTTTGGACTCTAGTCGTCATGATGATGGGGTATGCAGAACAGAGAGTTTTAATACTGGTAACATGACTGTACTTTCTCCATATTTAAATTCTACAGTATTGCCTGGCTCCTCGTCTTCTAGTAGAGGAAACATAGAAAATTGTCTATCTGAGAAAGACAGAAGTCTTGATAGAGATCGAGGAGTAGGTTTAAATGCCTACCACCCAGCTACAGAGAACAGTGGAAGCTCCTCTAAGAGAATAGGAATGCAGATTTCTACAGCTGCAGCTCAAATTGCCAAGGTTATGGAAGAAGTGACAAGCATGCATATTCCACAGGAAGACAGAAGTTccagttctgcttctgaaatgcactgtttgacagaagacagaaatgcCACAAGGAGAGCAGCCACTGCCCATACTCACTCAAATACATACTTTGCAAAATCTGAGAACTCAAGCAGGCCGTGTCCTGTGCCTTACACAAAAATGGAATACAAGAGAGCATCAAATGACAGCTTAAATAGCGTCAGCAGCAGTGATGGCTATGGTAAAAGAGGCCAAATGAAACCTTCAATTGAATCTTACTCTGAGGACGATGAAAGTAAATTTTGTAGTTATGGGCAGTATCCAGCTGACTTGGCACATAAGATACATAGTGCAAATCACATGGATGACAACGATGGAGAACTAGACACTCCTATTAACTATAGTCTTAAATATTCAGATGAACAGCTAAATTCTGGAAGGCAGAGTCCTTCTCAGAATGAAAGATGGGCAAGGCCTAAGCATATAATAGATGAtgaattgaaacaaaatgaCCAAAGGCAGTCAAGGAGCCAAAGTTCAACCTACCCTGTGTACACTGAAAGTGGGGATGATCAACACATGAAATATCAGTCACCTTTTGGACAGCAAGATTGTGTTCCTTCATTTAGATCAAGAGGATCCAATGGTTCAGATCAGAATAGAGTAGGGTCAGCACTTGGAATCAATCAGAAAGTAAATCAGTCTTTGTGCCAGGTAGATGATTATGATGATGATAAGCCAACCAACTACAGTGAACGCTATTCTGAGGAGGAACAGCATGAGGAGGAAGACAGACCAACCAATTACAGCATAAAGTACAATGAAGAGGAACATCATGTTGATCAGCCCATTGACTACAGTCTCAAGTATTCAACAGAAgttccttcctcttctcagaagccatcttttgctttttcaaagaCTTCTTCAGTGCAGAGCACTAAAACTGACCATATTTCCTCAAGCAGTGGGAACACATCAGCCCCTTCAGCAGGTTCAAAGAGGCAGAATCAGCTTCACCCAagttctgcacagagcagaggtggTCATGCTCAAAAGACTGCTTCCTGTAAGACTCCTTCTATTAACCAGGAAACTATACAGACTTACTGTGTGGAAGATACACCAATATGTTTTTCAAGGTGTAGCTCTTTGTCGTCTTTGTCGTCAGCTGAAGATGAAATAGGACGTGATCAATCCACGCGAGTGACTGATACTACTAATACACTACAGAtagcagaactgaaagaaaacagtggggCTCTatctgcagaagctgcagtgagTGAAATCACATCAACATCACAACATATCAGAACAAAGTCCAGTAGACTTCCAACTTCCAGTTTATCGCCTTCTGATTCCTCCAGACATAAAGCTGTTGAATTTTCTTCAGGTGCCAAATCTCCCTCAAAGAGTGGTGCACAGACTCCTAAAAGCCCACCAGAACATTATGTACAGGAAACTCCTCTCATGTTCAGCAGATGTACCTCTGTAAGTTCCCTGGATAGTTTTGAAAGCCGTTCAATTGCTAGTTCAGTTCAAAGTGAGCCTTGCAGTGGAATGGTGAGTGGTATTATAAGTCCAAGTGATCTTCCAGACAGCCCAGGACAAACAATGCCTCCAAGCAGAAGTAAAACACCACCCCCTGCTCAAGGAGTTCAAGTGAAAAGAGATGTAGCTAAAGGTAAAGTACCTAGTACAGAAAAGAGAGAGCCTGGTCCTAGGCAAGCAGCAGTAAATGCAGCTGTTCAGAGAGTTCAAGTACTGCCAGATGCTGATACACTACTGCATTTTGCCACAGAAAGTACACCAGATGGGTTTTCTTGCTCTTCTAGCCTGAGTGCTCTGAGTCTTGATGAGCCATTTATACAGAAAGATGTAGAGTTAAGAATAATGCCTCCTGTACATGAAAATGAAcatggaaatgaagcagaacCTGAACAGTCAGATGATACAAAGGATAATCAAGAGAATAAAGCAGAGAAgccttctgaagcagaaaaagacattCTGGATGAttctgatgatgatgatatCGAAATACTGGAAGAATGTATTATTTCTGCAATGCCTACAAAGTCTTCACGTAAAGCCAAAAAGCCTTCTCAAGCATCTGCTCCAAAAATACCTCCTCCTGTAGCCAGAAAGCCAAGCCAGCTGCCAGTTTACAAACTTATGCCTTCCCAAAGCCGATTGCAATCCCAAAAGCATGTGAGTTTTACACCAGGAGATGATATGCCACGAGTATATTGTGTTGAGGGTACACCAATAAATTTTTCAACAGCTACATCTCTGAGCGATCTTACAATAGAATCACCACCAAATGAGTTGGCCAATGTAGACAGCGTGGGTACAGGGGCAGAGTCAGGGGAATTTGAAAAGAGGGACACTATTCCTACAGAAGGTAGAAGTACAGATGACTCTCAGAGAGCAAAAAGCATAACTGTGACTGGCCCAGGACTGGATgatgacaaaacagaagaggGTGATATTCTGGCTGAGTGCATTAACTCAGCTATGCCAAAAGGGAAAAGTCACAAACCTTTTagagtgaagaaaataatggatCAAATACAACAAGCATCTACATctctaaataataaaaatcaatcagAAGGTGAGAAAAAGAAGCCAACATCACCAGTAAAGCCTGTTCCCCAAAACAGTGAATATAGAGCACGtgtaaggaaaaacacagagtCTAAAAGCCaaattaataatgaaagaaGCTATCCAGAGAACAGAgatgcaaagaaacagaatcttaaaaataattctagaGATTTTAATGACAAACTTCCAAATAATGAAGAGCGTGTAAGAGGAAGCTTTACATTTGATTCCCCTCATCATTACACACCTATTGAGGGAACTCCGTATTGTTTTTCACGCAATGATTCCTTAAGTTCTTTGGattttgatgatgatgatgttgaCCTTTCAAGGGAAAAGGCAGaattaagaaaagaagcaaaggaaatagaaaCTAAGGACTGCCCTAACGCAGAACAGCCTTCAAGTCAGCAACCAAGTAATAGGACACAAGTTTGCCAAAAACACCCAGCAAGCAGAAGCCAATCTAAAACTTTCTGTCAGCCAAATAAAGATATTCCAGACAGAGGGGCAGCTACAGATGAGAAGATGCAGAACTTTGCTATTGAAAACAcacctgtttgtttttctcgCAATTCATCTCTTAGTTCCCTTAGTGATATTGAtcaagaaaacaataacaacaaagaagGAGAACCAGTAAAGCGAACTGAGGCTCCTGATTCGCAGATAGAGTCAAACAGACCACAGACTTCTGGTTATGCTCCTAAATCATTTCATGTTGAAGATACACCAGTATGTTTCTCTAGAAATAGCTCTCTGAGTTCTCTAAGTATTGACTCGGAAGATGATCTTTTGCAGGAATGCATTAGTTCTGCCAtgcctaaaaagaaaaagccatcaAGAATGAAGAGTGAAAGTGAGAAAAGTAATTCCAGAAACATAGGTGGTATGTTGGCAGAAGATTTAACACTGGATTTAAGAGAGATACAGAGGCCAGATTCAGAACATGGTTTCTCACCTGATTCAGAGAACTTTGATTGGAAAGCTATACAGGAAGGTGCAAATTCTATTGTTAGTAGCCTGCAtcaagctgcagctgctgcatcaCTATCCAGACAAGCTTCATCAGACTCTGATTCTATCCTTTCATTAAAATCTGGTATTTCTCTGGGATCACCATTCCATCTTACCCCAGACCAAGAAGAGAAACCTTTTACTAGTAATAAAGGGCCACGAATTCTTAAGCCAGGAGAGAAAAGTACACTGGAATCTAAAAAAGTAGAATCCGAAAGTAAGGGAatcaaaggagggaaaagagtATATAAAAGTATAATTACAGGAAAAGCTCGCTCCAATTCAGAAGTTTCAAGCCAGTTAAAGCAACCACAGCAAACAAGTGTGCCTTCAATTTCACGTGGCAGGACAATGATTCATATTCCAGGAGTTCGAAATAGTTCTTCAAGCACCAGTCCTGTTTCCAAAAAAGGCCCCCCATTCAAAAACACAAATTCCAAGAGTCCCAGTGAAGGCCAAAGTTCAGCTAGCTCCCCAAGAGGAGTCAAGTCATCAGTAAAACCTGAACCAGCTCCTGTAACTAGGCAGCTGTCAGGGTTGAACCAGGCTGGATCAAGTAAAGGACCTTCTAGATCAGGATCTAGAGACTCCACTCCTTCTAGACCTCAACAGCAGCCATTGAGCAGGCCTCTGCAATCTCCAGGCCGAAACTCAATCTCTCCAGGAAGAAATGGTATAAGTCCTCCCAACAAACTGTCTCAGTTGCCAAGAACATCATCTCCTAGCACAGCTTCAACTAAATCTTCAAGTTCAGGTAGGATGTCATATACATCACCAGGCAGGCAGATGAGCCAGCAAAACCTTACGAAGCAAACTGCCTTAACTAAGAATAGCAGTAGCATTCCAAGAAGTGAGTCTGCTTCCAAAGGACTGAACCAAATTCTCAGTAGTGGTGCATCAAACAAAAAGACTGACTTATCCAGAATGTCATCAGCAAAATCTAGCGGAAGTGAATCTGACAGATCTGAGAGGCCTGTTCTTGTTCGCCAGTCAACTTTTATTAAAGAAGCTCCAAGTCCGACTCTAAGACGTAAATTGGAAGAGTCTGCTTCATTTGaatctctttctccttccagacCAGATTCTCCCACAAGGTCCCAGCTACAGACTCCAGTTTTAAGTCCCTCACTTCCTGATATGTCTTTATCCACTCACTCAACTGCCCAAACTAGTGGCTGGAGAAAACTACCCCCTAATCTGAGCCCTTCTGTAGAATATGATGGGAGACCTGCAAAACGTCATGATATAGCACGTTCTCATTCTGAGAGTCCATCTAGATTGCCAATCAACAGGTCAGGAACATGGAAACGTGAACATAGTAAGCATTCCTCATCACTTCCTCGTGTAAGCACTTGGAGAAGAACTGGAAGTTCTTCCTCAATTCTGTCAGCTTCTTCAGAATCCagtgaaaaggcaaaaagtgaagatgaaaagcaacatGGAAGTTCTCTCTCTGGACAGAAGCAAAGTAAAGAAAACCAAGCACCAGCAAAAGGtacttggagaaaaataaaagaaaatgaaatcccCCAAATAATGAATGATCCTCAACATCCTTCCTCGAGTGCCACAAGTAGCTCTGATTCCAAAACACTAATCTATCAGATGGCACCAGCTGTCTCTAAGACTGAGGATGTTTGGGTGAGGATTGAGGACTGCCCAATTAACAATCCTCGATCTGGAAGGTCCCCAACTGGAAATACTCCTCCTGTTATTGACAGTGTTTCAGAGAAGGGGGTTGTGAATGGCAAAGATTCTAAAGAgattcaagaaaaacaaattccagGGAATGGAAGTGTTCCTGTTCGTACCATTGGTTTAGAAAATCGTCTGAACTCTTTCTTTCAGATGGACAGTCCAGACAAGAAAGGCAGTGAAACAAAACCTCTGCAGACCAATCCTGTTCCTGCACCTGAAAGTAACGAAAGTACTGTGAGTGAGCGTACACCATTCAGTTCCAGTAGTTCAAGCAAACATAGCTCTCCGATTGGTGCTGTTGCAGCGAGAGTAACTCCTTTCAATTACAATCCAAGCCGTAGGAAGAGTAGTGTGGACAATAGTTCTGCTCGGCCATCGCAGATACCCACACCAGTAAATAACAGCACAAAGAAACGTGACTCAAAGTCTGAAAATACAGACTCCAGTGGAACTCAGAGTCCCAAACGTCATTCTGGCTCTTACCTGGTGACTTCTGTTTAA